The Pseudarthrobacter sulfonivorans genome includes a window with the following:
- the gmk gene encoding guanylate kinase, with product MSKKPGLTVLAGPTAVGKGTVSTYIRDNYPEVWLSVSATTRAPRPGEQDGVHYFFKSKEEFESLVAAGEFLEWAVVHGQNTYGTLRSSVDEAIAAGRSVLLEIDLQGARQVKQAVPDAQFVFLAPPSWDEMVRRLVGRGTETEQEQQQRLETAKLELAAEPEFNHTVINDDVRRAADELVSLMGLTPHPH from the coding sequence GTGAGCAAGAAACCGGGACTGACAGTCCTCGCTGGTCCGACGGCTGTTGGCAAAGGCACCGTGTCCACCTACATCCGGGATAACTACCCCGAAGTCTGGCTTTCCGTATCGGCCACCACCCGCGCTCCGCGGCCCGGTGAGCAGGATGGCGTCCACTACTTCTTCAAGTCCAAGGAAGAGTTCGAGTCGCTCGTTGCGGCCGGCGAGTTCCTGGAGTGGGCCGTAGTCCACGGCCAGAACACCTACGGCACGCTGCGGAGTTCCGTGGACGAGGCCATCGCCGCCGGCAGGTCCGTCCTGCTGGAGATCGATCTGCAGGGTGCACGCCAGGTCAAGCAGGCCGTTCCTGACGCCCAGTTCGTGTTCCTGGCGCCGCCCAGCTGGGACGAAATGGTCCGCCGACTGGTGGGTCGCGGCACGGAAACTGAGCAGGAGCAGCAGCAGCGGCTGGAAACAGCTAAACTGGAACTTGCCGCTGAACCGGAGTTTAACCACACCGTCATCAATGATGACGTTCGCCGGGCAGCGGACGAGCTTGTTTCACTCATGGGGCTGACCCCGCACCCGCACTAG
- the rpoZ gene encoding DNA-directed RNA polymerase subunit omega, translated as MSTNLEGIINPPIDSLLKAADSKYGLVIFGAKRARQINAYYAQLHEGLFEYVGPLVDTKLNEKSLSIALREINEGKLVSTPIEAAE; from the coding sequence GTGTCCACGAACCTTGAAGGCATCATCAACCCGCCGATCGACTCACTGCTTAAGGCAGCTGATTCCAAGTACGGCCTGGTGATCTTCGGTGCCAAGCGTGCACGTCAGATCAACGCTTACTACGCCCAGCTGCACGAGGGCCTGTTCGAGTACGTCGGCCCCCTGGTCGACACCAAGCTGAACGAGAAGTCGCTGTCCATCGCCCTGCGCGAAATCAACGAAGGCAAGCTCGTTTCCACGCCGATCGAAGCCGCAGAGTAA
- the coaBC gene encoding bifunctional phosphopantothenoylcysteine decarboxylase/phosphopantothenate--cysteine ligase CoaBC, whose protein sequence is MRIVLGVGGGIAAYKVASLLRLFTEAGHNVTVIPTEAATRFVGVATWEALSGNPVSNSVFDDVHQVNHVRLGHEADLIVVAPATADLLARAATGQANDLLTNTLLMASGPVLFAPAMHTEMWQHAATRANVETLRSRGVAVLEPASGRLTGTDSGPGRLPEPEAIFDAAMALAQGQSDYQLPLAGRTVTVSGGGTREPLDPVRFLGNRSSGKQGVALAVAARNAGATVRLVAAHMEVPAPAGVDLVTVETALELREAMLAAAADSDVVIMAAAVADFRPAEISGTKIKKRDDTADPVISLVRNPDILQELVEVRDHAPENQASRRSQLIVGFAAETGDGQGDVLTYAEAKLKRKGCDLMVVNHVGTDKVFGQDSNSVVILARSGAEPQLAAGTKTEVSAAVITRVGYELNHVSPRA, encoded by the coding sequence GTGCGCATAGTCCTCGGAGTCGGGGGAGGGATTGCGGCCTACAAGGTCGCATCGCTCCTCCGGCTTTTTACTGAAGCCGGCCACAATGTCACGGTGATTCCCACTGAGGCAGCCACCCGCTTTGTGGGTGTCGCCACGTGGGAGGCACTGTCCGGGAACCCGGTCAGCAACAGCGTCTTCGACGACGTGCACCAGGTCAACCACGTCAGGCTTGGCCATGAGGCCGATCTCATCGTGGTGGCACCCGCGACCGCGGACCTGCTGGCGCGCGCGGCCACCGGACAGGCCAACGACCTCCTCACCAACACGCTGCTCATGGCCAGCGGTCCGGTACTGTTTGCCCCCGCCATGCACACGGAGATGTGGCAGCACGCCGCCACTCGCGCCAACGTTGAAACGCTGCGGAGTAGGGGAGTGGCCGTCCTGGAACCGGCCAGCGGCAGGCTCACCGGCACCGACTCCGGTCCCGGCCGCCTGCCTGAGCCCGAAGCCATCTTCGACGCCGCCATGGCACTCGCCCAGGGCCAGTCCGATTACCAGCTTCCGCTGGCCGGCCGGACCGTCACCGTCAGCGGAGGCGGAACCCGGGAACCGCTGGACCCTGTCCGTTTCCTGGGCAACCGGTCCTCCGGTAAGCAGGGCGTGGCGCTGGCCGTCGCTGCCCGCAACGCGGGCGCCACGGTCCGGCTGGTCGCGGCCCATATGGAGGTTCCGGCGCCGGCCGGAGTCGACCTGGTCACCGTTGAGACCGCCCTGGAGTTGCGCGAGGCCATGCTGGCAGCCGCGGCGGATTCCGACGTCGTGATCATGGCTGCGGCCGTGGCGGACTTCCGCCCCGCGGAGATCTCCGGCACCAAGATCAAAAAACGTGATGACACCGCGGACCCGGTCATTTCCCTGGTCCGGAACCCGGACATCCTCCAGGAACTGGTCGAGGTCCGGGACCACGCTCCCGAAAACCAGGCCAGCCGCCGCAGCCAGCTGATTGTGGGCTTCGCAGCGGAGACTGGTGACGGCCAAGGCGACGTCCTGACCTACGCGGAGGCAAAGCTCAAGCGCAAGGGCTGCGATCTCATGGTGGTCAATCATGTGGGAACAGACAAGGTTTTTGGCCAGGACAGCAACTCGGTAGTCATCCTTGCCCGCTCCGGCGCCGAACCACAACTGGCCGCCGGAACCAAAACAGAGGTTTCGGCCGCCGTCATCACCCGGGTCGGCTATGAGCTGAACCACGTTTCGCCACGCGCCTGA
- the metK gene encoding methionine adenosyltransferase has protein sequence MTLPLHIPHTHGATPSALRLFTSESVTEGHPDKICDQISDAILDALLAADPESRVAVETMATTGLVHVAGEVTTDAYVEIPQIVRETILGIGYDSSANGFDGARCGVSVSIGQQSNDIAGGVFNSLEAREGRQEDDYDLQGAGDQGLMFGYASDETPSYMPVPIWIAHRLSERLTEVRKSGELSYLRPDGKTQVTIGYDKDLPVSVETVVISSQHAAGTSLDRLRADLAAFVIEPVLAAANLDISRAANILNPAGEFVIGGPVGDAGLTGRKIIVDTYGGMARHGGGAFSGKDPSKVDRSAAYAMRWVAKNVVAAGLAKRAEIQIAYAIGQARPVGTYVETFGTETVDPARISAAIAEIFDLRPRAIIDALDLKRPIYAKTAAHGHFGRDDPDFTWERLDRVEDLKAFFNA, from the coding sequence GTGACTTTACCGCTGCACATTCCCCACACCCACGGGGCCACGCCCTCCGCCCTCCGGCTCTTCACGTCCGAGTCGGTCACTGAAGGCCACCCGGACAAGATCTGCGACCAGATCAGTGACGCCATCCTGGATGCACTGCTCGCCGCGGACCCCGAGTCCCGCGTCGCCGTGGAGACCATGGCCACCACCGGCCTGGTCCACGTTGCCGGTGAGGTCACTACCGACGCCTACGTCGAAATCCCGCAGATCGTCCGCGAAACCATCCTCGGCATCGGCTACGACTCCTCGGCCAACGGCTTTGACGGTGCCCGCTGCGGCGTCTCCGTCTCCATCGGACAGCAGTCCAACGACATCGCCGGGGGTGTCTTCAACTCCCTCGAAGCCCGCGAAGGCCGCCAGGAGGACGATTACGACCTCCAGGGCGCCGGCGACCAGGGCCTGATGTTCGGGTACGCGAGCGACGAAACCCCGTCCTACATGCCGGTGCCGATCTGGATCGCGCACCGCCTGTCCGAACGCCTCACCGAGGTACGCAAGTCCGGCGAACTGTCCTACCTCCGCCCCGACGGCAAGACCCAGGTCACCATCGGCTACGACAAGGACCTCCCGGTTTCCGTCGAAACCGTCGTCATCTCCAGCCAGCACGCCGCAGGCACCAGCCTGGACCGGCTGCGCGCGGACCTCGCCGCCTTTGTCATTGAGCCCGTCTTGGCAGCAGCCAACCTGGACATTTCCCGGGCTGCCAACATCCTGAACCCGGCCGGTGAGTTTGTCATCGGCGGGCCCGTCGGTGACGCCGGGCTGACCGGACGCAAGATCATTGTGGACACCTACGGCGGCATGGCCCGCCACGGCGGCGGCGCCTTCTCGGGCAAGGACCCCTCCAAGGTGGACCGTTCCGCTGCCTACGCCATGCGCTGGGTTGCCAAGAACGTCGTGGCGGCCGGACTGGCAAAGCGCGCCGAGATCCAGATTGCCTACGCCATCGGCCAGGCCCGCCCCGTGGGCACGTACGTCGAGACTTTCGGCACCGAGACGGTGGACCCGGCCAGGATCAGCGCCGCCATCGCGGAGATCTTCGACCTCCGCCCGCGTGCCATCATCGATGCCCTGGACCTCAAGCGGCCCATCTACGCCAAGACCGCCGCGCACGGACACTTTGGCCGTGACGATCCCGACTTCACCTGGGAGCGCCTGGACCGGGTGGAGGACCTGAAGGCCTTCTTCAACGCGTAG
- a CDS encoding primosomal protein N', with translation MASDESVPPGAVQLSLLQGFPAKARPSGPPLAAHLPVARVLVETPLPHLDRPFDYSVPAELDGTAQAGVRVKVSFNGQDLSGFIIERTDESDAGHTLVPLQKVVSPVVVLTPAVRDLVSAVAARYAGTVSDVLRVAVPPRMARLEKDFLSPPEAEPAAPDPLADAGALTGPDVPAGTEADWTGYRNGPAFVRHLKDGGSPRAVFNPLQGFGPAAWPHLLATAVAAVRASGRGAVVVVPDYRDLDQLEKALLAVLPADDIARLTSDDGPTPRYRNFLRLLAGSARVAIGTRSAAFAPVRDLGLVACWDDGDDLHIEQRAPYAHARDVLLLRADQEGTACLMAGHSRSTELQRLVEAGWAMPVEADRAFARQTVPRVLNTADSFEQERDPLALVARLPGAAWRAAKDGLERGPVLVQVARAGYAPSLVCETCREPARCQACQGPLALAGATGSSAVPQCRWCSTPAPEWQCAHCAGRKLRKGATGVLRTAEELGRAFPGKTVITSSGGNIKAGVGSAKALVVATVGAEPVAEGGYAAALLLDGDSLLRRENLRAGEDTVRRWFNAAALVRPASDGGLVVITATESVAVGALLRWDPAGYARRELELRMELQLPPAVRIASVTGPRAAVVHFSGTVEKELAAAGVTLRTAGPAPLVLTGPAAAGGAGGAQGAGEDARTLLFFAYGQAATVTRVLRATKAAAAAKRTTEPVQVRLDGVDVL, from the coding sequence ATGGCCTCTGATGAGTCTGTCCCTCCCGGCGCCGTCCAGTTGTCGCTGCTGCAGGGCTTCCCGGCGAAGGCCAGGCCGTCCGGGCCCCCGCTGGCCGCGCACCTTCCGGTGGCCAGGGTCCTCGTGGAGACGCCGCTGCCGCATCTGGACCGGCCTTTCGACTACAGCGTGCCGGCCGAACTGGACGGGACCGCACAGGCCGGCGTCCGGGTAAAGGTCAGCTTCAACGGCCAGGACCTGTCCGGGTTCATCATTGAACGGACTGACGAATCCGACGCCGGCCACACCCTGGTGCCCCTGCAGAAGGTGGTCTCTCCCGTCGTCGTCCTGACGCCGGCTGTCCGGGATCTGGTGTCCGCCGTCGCGGCCCGGTATGCGGGGACGGTCAGTGACGTCCTTCGCGTCGCGGTGCCTCCGCGCATGGCGAGGCTCGAGAAGGACTTCCTCTCGCCCCCCGAAGCAGAGCCTGCGGCACCGGATCCGCTCGCCGACGCCGGGGCCTTGACCGGCCCGGACGTCCCCGCCGGGACTGAAGCAGACTGGACCGGGTACCGCAACGGCCCGGCATTTGTCCGCCACCTGAAGGACGGCGGATCTCCACGGGCGGTCTTCAACCCGCTCCAGGGATTCGGCCCGGCAGCATGGCCGCACCTGCTGGCAACGGCCGTGGCAGCAGTCCGTGCGTCCGGCCGCGGCGCCGTGGTGGTGGTGCCGGACTACCGGGACCTGGACCAGCTGGAAAAGGCGCTCCTGGCGGTGCTGCCCGCCGACGATATCGCCCGCCTGACGTCCGACGACGGGCCCACCCCCCGCTACCGGAACTTCCTGCGCCTCCTGGCTGGCTCCGCGCGCGTAGCCATCGGCACGCGCTCAGCAGCGTTTGCCCCGGTCCGGGATCTGGGCCTTGTTGCCTGCTGGGACGACGGCGATGACCTCCACATCGAACAGCGAGCCCCGTACGCCCATGCCCGCGACGTGCTGCTGCTGCGCGCGGACCAGGAAGGCACAGCCTGCCTCATGGCCGGTCATTCCAGGAGCACGGAGCTCCAGCGGCTGGTGGAGGCCGGCTGGGCCATGCCCGTTGAGGCCGATCGGGCGTTCGCACGACAGACCGTGCCACGGGTATTGAACACGGCGGACAGCTTCGAACAGGAACGCGACCCCCTGGCCCTGGTTGCGCGGCTTCCCGGTGCCGCGTGGCGGGCTGCCAAGGACGGGCTGGAACGTGGGCCCGTCCTGGTGCAGGTGGCCCGCGCCGGCTACGCGCCGTCGCTCGTCTGTGAGACGTGCCGCGAACCCGCCCGCTGCCAGGCCTGCCAAGGTCCCCTTGCCCTGGCCGGAGCCACCGGCAGCTCTGCGGTCCCGCAATGCCGCTGGTGTTCCACGCCGGCGCCGGAGTGGCAGTGTGCCCATTGCGCGGGGCGCAAGCTCCGTAAGGGCGCCACCGGCGTCCTGCGCACAGCCGAAGAGCTGGGCAGGGCATTTCCCGGAAAAACCGTCATTACGTCCTCGGGCGGCAACATCAAGGCCGGCGTTGGCAGCGCCAAGGCCTTGGTGGTGGCCACCGTCGGGGCCGAGCCCGTGGCGGAGGGCGGTTACGCAGCGGCGCTGCTCCTCGACGGCGACTCCCTGCTCCGCCGGGAGAACCTCCGCGCCGGGGAAGACACGGTGCGCCGCTGGTTCAACGCCGCGGCTTTGGTGCGCCCGGCGTCCGACGGCGGACTGGTGGTCATCACCGCGACGGAAAGTGTTGCTGTTGGCGCGTTGCTGCGGTGGGACCCGGCCGGGTACGCCAGGCGCGAGCTGGAACTCCGGATGGAACTCCAGCTGCCGCCGGCGGTCAGGATTGCCTCGGTCACCGGCCCCCGGGCCGCCGTCGTACATTTCTCCGGGACCGTGGAGAAGGAGCTGGCCGCCGCCGGCGTGACGCTGCGGACCGCAGGACCGGCTCCGCTGGTCCTCACCGGTCCAGCGGCCGCCGGGGGAGCCGGGGGTGCCCAGGGGGCCGGGGAGGACGCCCGGACCCTGCTGTTCTTCGCATACGGGCAGGCAGCCACTGTCACCCGGGTGTTACGTGCAACAAAGGCTGCGGCCGCCGCCAAGAGGACCACGGAACCGGTCCAGGTCAGGCTGGACGGTGTGGACGTCCTCTAG
- a CDS encoding glycosyltransferase family 4 protein, translating to MKIVIDARFTRTDHHDGISRYGASLIAATAKVADVSMLISDTRQLALLPDVPYTLINSPLSPLELFVARRINPLGADVVVCPMQTMGSWGRKYGLVLTLHDLIYYEHPAPPGFLPAAVRVLWRLYHKAFWPQRVLLNRADTVATISRTTEALMAKYRLTKRPVRIISNAPQPAQEPRDPAAGADHSLVYMGSFMPYKNVETMVAGMSELPDFTLHLLSRITAERRAELEIMVPPGATVVFHNGVTDDEYAVLLMRATALVSLSRAEGYGLPLVEAMALGTPVIASDIPIFREVGGDAATYVDPASPAEFAAAVQKLRDDAHWQQVSRRSVARAQEFSWDESAQQLVDVAHDIMARRSR from the coding sequence GTGAAGATTGTCATCGATGCACGATTCACCCGGACCGATCATCACGACGGCATCAGCCGTTACGGAGCCAGCCTCATCGCCGCCACGGCAAAGGTGGCCGACGTTTCCATGCTTATCAGCGACACGCGCCAACTGGCGCTGCTCCCGGATGTTCCGTACACGTTGATCAACAGTCCGCTGTCCCCGCTGGAGCTGTTCGTGGCCCGCAGGATCAACCCGCTCGGCGCCGATGTTGTTGTGTGCCCCATGCAGACCATGGGCAGCTGGGGGCGCAAGTACGGCCTGGTCCTGACCCTGCACGACCTCATCTACTACGAGCACCCTGCTCCCCCGGGATTCCTGCCGGCAGCCGTCCGCGTGCTCTGGCGGCTCTACCACAAGGCGTTCTGGCCGCAGCGCGTCCTCCTCAACCGGGCGGACACCGTGGCCACCATCAGCCGGACCACGGAAGCGCTGATGGCCAAGTACCGGCTCACCAAAAGGCCCGTGCGGATCATCAGCAACGCCCCGCAGCCCGCCCAGGAACCGCGTGATCCTGCTGCCGGGGCGGACCATTCGCTGGTGTACATGGGCTCGTTTATGCCCTACAAAAACGTTGAAACAATGGTGGCCGGCATGTCCGAGCTGCCAGATTTCACCCTGCACCTGCTGAGCAGGATCACCGCCGAGCGCCGGGCCGAGCTGGAGATCATGGTGCCGCCGGGTGCCACGGTGGTCTTCCACAACGGTGTCACCGATGACGAATATGCCGTCCTGCTCATGCGGGCCACTGCACTGGTGAGCCTCTCCCGCGCCGAAGGTTACGGTCTTCCGCTGGTGGAGGCCATGGCCCTCGGCACGCCGGTCATCGCCAGCGACATCCCGATTTTCCGCGAGGTGGGCGGCGACGCGGCAACCTACGTTGATCCCGCATCCCCGGCAGAGTTCGCCGCGGCCGTGCAGAAACTGCGGGACGACGCCCACTGGCAACAGGTGTCCCGCCGTTCCGTGGCACGTGCGCAGGAGTTCAGCTGGGACGAATCCGCGCAGCAGCTGGTGGACGTGGCCCACGACATCATGGCGCGGCGCAGCCGCTGA
- a CDS encoding alpha/beta fold hydrolase, giving the protein MKTADQQPSPAPSFFSAGLAARTRAADIVINGSTVAYWTYEPIQATPDTRTILVIHGFRGDHHGLLRVADQLPEMRIIMPDLPGFGSSAAFVSGKHSVEQYGTFVTDFMAALGLGPDTVLLGHSFGSIVAAHFVATHPGTVTPLILINPIAAPALEGPKGIMTKLAVLYYRLAARLPRPLGLALLRSPLIVRGMSEAMAKTADTDLRRFIHGQHHAYFSAFANRESLLESFTASVSGHVAEVAGKLSLPVLLVAGEKDEIATLPDQHRLAALLPDGVLKVIPGVGHLIHYETPGPAAGFIRSFLKDHPA; this is encoded by the coding sequence ATGAAAACCGCCGATCAACAGCCATCCCCTGCGCCCTCCTTCTTCAGCGCCGGGCTGGCCGCCCGCACCCGGGCCGCCGACATCGTGATTAACGGCAGCACGGTGGCGTACTGGACTTACGAACCGATCCAGGCCACACCGGACACCCGCACCATTCTGGTCATCCATGGTTTCCGCGGCGATCACCACGGTCTGCTCCGGGTTGCAGACCAGTTGCCGGAAATGCGCATCATCATGCCGGACCTGCCGGGGTTCGGCAGCTCCGCCGCGTTTGTGTCCGGGAAACATTCGGTGGAGCAGTACGGCACCTTTGTCACCGATTTTATGGCGGCGCTCGGCCTCGGCCCGGACACCGTGCTGTTGGGGCACTCCTTCGGCTCGATCGTCGCCGCCCATTTTGTCGCCACCCACCCGGGTACCGTCACACCGCTGATCCTGATCAACCCCATCGCCGCGCCTGCCCTGGAAGGCCCCAAGGGCATCATGACCAAGCTGGCCGTCCTCTACTACCGGCTGGCGGCCCGGCTCCCCCGCCCGCTGGGACTGGCACTGCTGCGCAGTCCGCTGATTGTCAGGGGCATGAGCGAGGCCATGGCCAAGACGGCCGACACAGACCTGCGCCGCTTCATCCACGGCCAGCACCATGCCTACTTCAGCGCTTTCGCGAACCGGGAAAGCCTCCTCGAATCGTTCACGGCCTCGGTCAGCGGCCATGTGGCCGAGGTTGCCGGGAAGCTGAGCCTGCCGGTGCTCCTGGTCGCCGGCGAAAAAGACGAGATTGCCACTCTGCCGGACCAGCACCGTCTCGCCGCGCTCCTCCCCGACGGCGTCCTCAAAGTCATTCCCGGCGTCGGCCACCTGATCCACTACGAAACGCCCGGCCCCGCCGCCGGCTTCATCCGCAGCTTCCTTAAGGACCACCCCGCGTGA